A part of Setaria viridis chromosome 8, Setaria_viridis_v4.0, whole genome shotgun sequence genomic DNA contains:
- the LOC140220092 gene encoding uncharacterized protein yields the protein MDSSLMKAFLLLAAVTVHAPLLMGLSSRRRGSGHPVLRFFLWGVSAAHTPLMSYVLWFLTSSLSSMKESDDQDEGGLGTEIFIMYIMLSVVLIQFLKAKTDMAALAVAAVTSPVAGDDIDSLKIRPSMEGVINGVWVAGLVIYSIFLHAKGAIIGTDYGYMIMLIVPLWALGGCRMLLRFAAYRTATSSFALGRSVQLISGYMAYLQQTGCFEAEGQVPRLIVTGERNRDVEESPTGHRVKLSVLDDKRSRLVTLDRVWLERDLRPELKDLCLSFALFKCLRRRFAGHRLAEAGSTWAYHFFSGGLLGRQDDHERIFRVIAGELSFARDFYYSPLPMASLGTVFAALHFFLSLLVSAYLVFLPLLLILLGLFPIFGLLALVVAAAIVVTEISEMAAGVRSKWTKISIISHYMSCRNRCVRRIFSCLLRRNKSPKYWKDEIGQAELLKPSHFCDQPWARLFKNLFIRRKTRHKPVIKVPPEVKAAVLASFRSCGGRLSGGTATLRRRCIDVTWASQGDEITTTTDVLLVWHIATSFFEIRWSASSSSTRTASMVVAQSLSRYCAYLVAEAPDLLPDDSAWTKRRYEAVKKGIEEASKSSNAVPESGVYGHLIVSFSAESCHDVLNKGSRLGKQLVEEAERQRSGEGDAEDGAGHEEDTVWELLAEFWSEMVLYLAPSDNVKVHIEALQRGGELMTLLWALLVHAGITGRPARCVPEP from the coding sequence ATGGATTCTTCACTAATGAAGGCCTTCCTTCTTCTCGCCGCGGTCACCGTCCACGCCCCGCTGTTGATGGGGCTCagctcgcggcggcgcggcagcggccatcCGGTGCTCCGCTTCTTCCTCTGGGGTGTGTCCGCCGCGCACACCCCACTGATGTCCTATGTCCTCTGGTTCTTGACCTCGTCCCTTTCCTCCATGAAAGAAAGTGACGACCAAGACGAGGGGGGGCTGGGGACCGAGATCTTCATCATGTATATAATGCTTTCGGTTGTCCTCATCCAGTTCCTCAAGGCCAAGACTGACATGGCAGCTCTGGCCGTGGCCGCGGTCACCTCGCccgtggccggcgacgacatCGATAGCCTAAAGATCCGGCCATCCATGGAGGGCGTCATCAACGGGGTCTGGGTGGCAGGGCTCGTCATCTACAGCATCTTCCTCCACGCAAAGGGAGCCATCATCGGCACAGACTATGGATACATGATCATGCTAATTGTGCCACTATGGGCTCTTGGTGGTTGCAGGATGTTGCTCAGGTTCGCCGCCTACCGCACGGCGACGAGCTCCTTCGCTCTTGGACGCAGTGTGCAGCTCATCAGTGGCTACATGGCGTACCTCCAGCAAACCGGCTGCTTCGAAGCTGAAGGGCAGGTCCCCCGTCTGATCGTGACGGGAGAAAGGAACCGGGACGTGGAAGAAAGCCCAACAGGGCACCGTGTCAAGCTTTCTGTTCTGGATGATAAGCGTAGTAGGCTGGTCACACTGGACCGAGTGTGGTTAGAGAGAGACCTGAGGCCGGAGCTCAAGGACCTCTGCCTCTCCTTCGCTCTCTTCAAGTGCCTGCGCCGGCGGTTCGCCGGGCACCGCCTCGCCGAGGCCGGCTCTACCTGGGCGTACCATTTCTTCAGCGGCGGGCTGCTGGGCCGGCAGGACGACCACGAAAGGATTTTCCGGGTCATCGCCGGCGAGCTCTCATTCGCAAGGGATTTCTACTACTCCCCTCTCCCCATGGCCTCTTTGGGCACTGTCTTCGCGGCTCTCCACTTCTTTCTGTCCTTGCTGGTCTCCGCTTACCTTGTCTTCCTGCCTCTCCTGCTGATACTCTTGGGtttgttcccaatctttggACTGCTTGCCCTTGTTGTTGCTGCGGCCATAGTGGTCACCGAGATCTCAGAGATGGCCGCCGGCGTGCGCTCTAAGTGGACCAAGATAAGCATCATCAGCCACTACATGAGCTGCCGGAACCGTTGCGTCCGGAGAATCTTCTCCTGTCTGCTAAGACGCAATAAGTCCCCAAAGTATTGGAAGGATGAGATTGGGCAGGCCGAACTGCTAAAGCCAAGCCATTTCTGCGACCAGCCATGGGCTCGCCTCTTCAAAAACCTCTTCATCCGAAGGAAAACCCGTCACAAGCCCGTGATCAAGGTTCCTCCAGAGGTGaaggccgccgtcctcgcctccTTCAGGAGCTGCGGTGGCCGGCTGAGCGGCGGCACCGCCACGCTGCGGCGCCGGTGCATTGACGTTACCTGGGCGAGCCAAGGCGATGAGATCACAACGACCACCGACGTTCTCCTAGTGTGGCACATCGCCACGAGCTTCTTTGAGATCAGGTggtctgcttcttcttcctccacacGCACAGCCAGCATGGTGGTCGCCCAAAGCTTGTCGCGCTACTGTGCATACCTGGTCGCAGAAGCTCCAGACCTGCTGCCAGACGACTCCGCTTGGACAAAGCGCCGCTACGAGGCGGTGAAGAAGGGCATAGAGGAGGCGTCCAAGTCTAGCAATGCTGTGCCAGAGTCAGGTGTGTATGGACACCTGATAGTTTCCTTCAGTGCTGAGAGTTGCCACGATGTCCTGAACAAAGGCTCGAGGCTGGGAAAGCAgctggtggaggaggccgaAAGGCAGAGATCAGGAGAAGGAGATGCAGAAGATGGAGCTGGTCATGAAGAAGACACGGTGTGGGAGCTCCTTGCAGAGTTCTGGTCGGAGATGGTGCTCTACCTTGCACCGTCCGACAACGTCAAGGTTCACATCGAGGCCttgcagcgcggcggcgagctcatGACGCTACTGTGGGCGCTGCTGGTGCACGCTGGCATCACCGGTAGGCCAGCTCGCTGCGTCCCTGAGCCTTGA
- the LOC117866280 gene encoding stachyose synthase isoform X1, whose translation MQKCSTTEAPVTCRDVITLQILPKREAAGVFFLRRPVPIYRHGARLLTLSSSARTPPGACLLLPMAPPNNEPKPTPKVAAVAAKPGPASSAPCLFSLKDGELTVGGGKQEAALLTGVPGNVTLTPFAEAFDPNSSDAPPELVRQAAANARRGAFLGFTAPAATDRAPCRVGCLPGPRRFLSVFRFKTWWSTAWAGRRGRDLQMETQWVLLEVPELADAGAGYVLVLPLVQGSFRSAIFPGDDDDDDGVVICAESGSTAVTGTDFRRIAYVHAGDDPYKLMQEAYLAARVHLGTFRLIQEKALPAMADRFGWCTWDAFYLTVDPAGVWQGVSELAGAGLPPRFLIIDDGWQSVNRDEDPPHKDAPGLVLGGDQMTARLYRFDECARFRAYREGALIRRPPELFYDRSMPKAVVRKAAEIENAGKAKKKAAQAGGAAADLSSFDSKIAELRCELDQLLAKRDAVLSKLCDDDGAAGAGDGGEVGLKAFLKDMRRRFPALDDVYVWQALCGGWGGVRPGATALDARVVKARPSPGLAGTMDDLAVDRIVEGGIGLVRPDHAGDLYESMHSYLAGAGVTGVKVDVVHTLEYVCEDHGGRVELAKAYYDGLSKSIAKNFNGTGIIASMQQCNDFFFLGTRQVPMGRAGDDFWFEDPNGDPMGVYWLQGAHMVNCAYNSLWMGQFIRPDWDMFQSDHACAAFHAASRAICGGPVYVSDSLGGHDFELLRRLVFPDGTVPRCLHYALPTRDCLFKNPLFDQQTVLKIWNLNKFGGVIGAFNCQGAGWDPAEHRVRGYSHCYKPVSGEVRPADVEWTQREDTSSMANASSYAVYRCQTEELLLMTPHSEPIQFTLQPSSFELFTFAPVTTIGGATKVRFAPIGLVNLLNCGGAIVDVEYGSGGEVRMKVKGAGRLLVHSDVKPRRSLVDGCEAEFEWGNGGMLMVDVTWKQEKDGVSDVIFCY comes from the exons ATGCAAAAGTGCTCTACAACAGAAGCTCCTGTCACCTGTCGCGACGTCATCACGCTCCAGATCCTTCCTAAAAGGGAGGCTGCtggcgtcttcttcctccggcgtccCGTGCCTATATATCGCCATGGAGCACGCTTGCTCACCTTGTCCTCATCGGCTCGGACACCTCCAGGAGCTTG TCTTCTATTGCCAATGGCGCCGCCTAATAACGAGCCGAAGCCCACGCCCAAggtcgccgccgtggcggccAAGCCCGGCCCGGCGTCGTCCGCGCCGTGCCTCTTCTCGCTGAAGGACGGCGAGCTCACAGTCGGTGGCGGCAAGCAGGAGGCCGCGCTCCTCACGGGCGTGCCGGGGAACGTCACGCTCACCCCGTTCGCCGAGGCCTTCGACCCCAATTCGTCGGACGCGCCGCCGGAGCTGGTCAGGCAGGCCGCGGCGaacgcccgccgcggcgcgtTCCTGGGCTTCACGGCACCGGCGGCCACCGACCGCGCGCCGTGCCGCGTGGGGTGTCTGCCGGGCCCGAGGAGGTTCCTGAGCGTGTTCCGGTTCAAGACGTGGTGGAGTACGGCGTGGGcggggcgccgcggccgggaCCTGCAGATGGAGACGCAGTGGGTGCTCCTCGAGGTGCCCGagctcgccgacgccggcgccgggtaCGTCCTCGTGCTCCCGCTCGTGCAGGGCAGCTTCCGGTCCGCCATCTTCCccggtgacgacgacgacgacgacggcgtcgtcATCTGCGCCGAGAGTGGGTCTACCGCCGTGACTGGCACCGACTTCCGCCGCATCGCCTACGTGCACGCCGGCGACGACCCTTACAAGCTCATGCAGGAAGCCTACCTTGCCGCCAGGGTGCACCTCGGCACGTTCAGGTTGATACAGGAGAAGGCGTTGCCGGCGATGGCGGACCGGTTCGGGTGGTGCACGTGGGACGCCTTCTACCTCACCGTCGACCCGGCGGGCGTGTGGCAGGGCGTGTcggagctcgccggcgcagGCCTACCGCCGCGTTTCCTCATCATCGACGACGGATGGCAGAGCGTAAACCGCGACGAGGACCCGCCGCACAAGGACGCGCCGGGGCTCGTGCTTGGCGGCGACCAAATGACCGCGCGCCTCTACCGCTTCGACGAGTGCGCGCGCTTCCGCGCGTACAGGGAGGGCGCCCTGatacgccgcccgccggagctctTCTACGACAGGAGCATGCCCAAGGCCGTCGTGCGCAAGGCCGCTGAGATCGAGAACGCCgggaaggcgaagaagaaggcggcgcaggccggtggcgccgccgccgacttgTCGAGCTTCGACTCCAAGATCGCGGAGCTCCGGTGCGAGCTCGACCAGCTGCTAGCGAAGCGGGACGCCGTTCTCTCGAAGCtctgcgacgacgacggcgctgccggcgccggcgacggcggcgaggtggggctAAAGGCGTTCCTCAAGGACATGCGGCGGCGGTTCCCGGCGCTGGACGATGTGTACGTGTGGCAGGCGCTGTGCGGCGGGTGGGGCGGGGTGCGACCCGGCGCGACGGCGCTGGACGCGCGCGTCGTCAAGGCACGGCCGTCGCCGGGGCTGGCGGGCACCATGGACGACCTCGCCGTGGACCGCATCGTCGAGGGCGGGATCGGGCTCGTGCGCCCCGACCATGCTGGTGACCTCTACGAGTCCATGCACTCCTACCTCGCAGGCGCCGGCGTCACCGGCGTCAAGGTCGACGTCGTGCACACCCTCGAGTACGTCTGCGAGGACCACGGCGGGCGCGTCGAGCTCGCCAAGGCCTACTACGACGGCCTCTCCAAGTCCATCGCCAAGAACTTCAATGGCACGGGCATCATCGCCAGCATGCAGCAGTGCAAcgacttcttcttcctcgggaCGCGGCAGGTTCCCATGggccgcgccggcgacgactTCTGGTTCGAGGAccccaatggcgatcccatgGGCGTCTACTGGCTGCAGGGAGCTCACATGGTGAACTGCGCCTACAACAGCTTGTGGATGGGCCAGTTCATCCGCCCGGACTGGGACATGTTCCAGTCCGAtcacgcctgcgccgccttccACGCCGCGTCACGGGCCATCTGCGGTGGCCCTGTGTACGTCAGCGACTCCCTCGGCGGCCATGACTTCGAGCTGCTAAGGAGGCTCGTCTTCCCTGATGGCACCGTGCCCAGGTGCCTGCACTATGCTCTCCCGACAAGAGACTGCCTTTTCAAGAATCCACTCTTCGATCAACAAACTGTCCTCAAGATTTGGAACCTGAACAAG TTTGGAGGGGTCATTGGGGCCTTCAATTGCCAGGGCGCAGGTTGGGATCCGGCGGAGCACCGTGTCCGAGGCTACTCGCACTGCTACAAGCCAGTCTCCGGCGAAGTCCGGCCTGCGGACGTTGAGTGGACCCAGAGGGAAGACACATCTTCCATGGCCAACGCCTCATCGTATGCAGTCTACCGATGCCAAACCGAAGAACTTCTACTGATGACGCCACATTCAGAGCCCATCCAGTTCACCCTCCAGCCATCATCCTTTGAGCTCTTCACATTTGCTCCGGTCACGACCATCGGCGGTGCCACCAAAGTGCGGTTTGCGCCCATTGGGCTGGTTAACTTACTGAACTGTGGCGGCGCCATCGTCGATGTGGAGTATGGCAGTGGTGGTGAGGTGAGAATGAAGGTGAAGGGGGCGGGGAGGCTGCTGGTACATTCTGATGTGAAGCCAAGGAGGAGCTTGGTGGATGGCTGTGAGGCTGAATTTGAATGGGGAAATGGCGGGATGCTGATGGTTGATGTGACGTGGAAGCAGGAGAAAGATGGTGTCTCTGATGTGATCTTCTGCTACTAG
- the LOC117866280 gene encoding stachyose synthase isoform X2 produces the protein MAPPNNEPKPTPKVAAVAAKPGPASSAPCLFSLKDGELTVGGGKQEAALLTGVPGNVTLTPFAEAFDPNSSDAPPELVRQAAANARRGAFLGFTAPAATDRAPCRVGCLPGPRRFLSVFRFKTWWSTAWAGRRGRDLQMETQWVLLEVPELADAGAGYVLVLPLVQGSFRSAIFPGDDDDDDGVVICAESGSTAVTGTDFRRIAYVHAGDDPYKLMQEAYLAARVHLGTFRLIQEKALPAMADRFGWCTWDAFYLTVDPAGVWQGVSELAGAGLPPRFLIIDDGWQSVNRDEDPPHKDAPGLVLGGDQMTARLYRFDECARFRAYREGALIRRPPELFYDRSMPKAVVRKAAEIENAGKAKKKAAQAGGAAADLSSFDSKIAELRCELDQLLAKRDAVLSKLCDDDGAAGAGDGGEVGLKAFLKDMRRRFPALDDVYVWQALCGGWGGVRPGATALDARVVKARPSPGLAGTMDDLAVDRIVEGGIGLVRPDHAGDLYESMHSYLAGAGVTGVKVDVVHTLEYVCEDHGGRVELAKAYYDGLSKSIAKNFNGTGIIASMQQCNDFFFLGTRQVPMGRAGDDFWFEDPNGDPMGVYWLQGAHMVNCAYNSLWMGQFIRPDWDMFQSDHACAAFHAASRAICGGPVYVSDSLGGHDFELLRRLVFPDGTVPRCLHYALPTRDCLFKNPLFDQQTVLKIWNLNKFGGVIGAFNCQGAGWDPAEHRVRGYSHCYKPVSGEVRPADVEWTQREDTSSMANASSYAVYRCQTEELLLMTPHSEPIQFTLQPSSFELFTFAPVTTIGGATKVRFAPIGLVNLLNCGGAIVDVEYGSGGEVRMKVKGAGRLLVHSDVKPRRSLVDGCEAEFEWGNGGMLMVDVTWKQEKDGVSDVIFCY, from the exons ATGGCGCCGCCTAATAACGAGCCGAAGCCCACGCCCAAggtcgccgccgtggcggccAAGCCCGGCCCGGCGTCGTCCGCGCCGTGCCTCTTCTCGCTGAAGGACGGCGAGCTCACAGTCGGTGGCGGCAAGCAGGAGGCCGCGCTCCTCACGGGCGTGCCGGGGAACGTCACGCTCACCCCGTTCGCCGAGGCCTTCGACCCCAATTCGTCGGACGCGCCGCCGGAGCTGGTCAGGCAGGCCGCGGCGaacgcccgccgcggcgcgtTCCTGGGCTTCACGGCACCGGCGGCCACCGACCGCGCGCCGTGCCGCGTGGGGTGTCTGCCGGGCCCGAGGAGGTTCCTGAGCGTGTTCCGGTTCAAGACGTGGTGGAGTACGGCGTGGGcggggcgccgcggccgggaCCTGCAGATGGAGACGCAGTGGGTGCTCCTCGAGGTGCCCGagctcgccgacgccggcgccgggtaCGTCCTCGTGCTCCCGCTCGTGCAGGGCAGCTTCCGGTCCGCCATCTTCCccggtgacgacgacgacgacgacggcgtcgtcATCTGCGCCGAGAGTGGGTCTACCGCCGTGACTGGCACCGACTTCCGCCGCATCGCCTACGTGCACGCCGGCGACGACCCTTACAAGCTCATGCAGGAAGCCTACCTTGCCGCCAGGGTGCACCTCGGCACGTTCAGGTTGATACAGGAGAAGGCGTTGCCGGCGATGGCGGACCGGTTCGGGTGGTGCACGTGGGACGCCTTCTACCTCACCGTCGACCCGGCGGGCGTGTGGCAGGGCGTGTcggagctcgccggcgcagGCCTACCGCCGCGTTTCCTCATCATCGACGACGGATGGCAGAGCGTAAACCGCGACGAGGACCCGCCGCACAAGGACGCGCCGGGGCTCGTGCTTGGCGGCGACCAAATGACCGCGCGCCTCTACCGCTTCGACGAGTGCGCGCGCTTCCGCGCGTACAGGGAGGGCGCCCTGatacgccgcccgccggagctctTCTACGACAGGAGCATGCCCAAGGCCGTCGTGCGCAAGGCCGCTGAGATCGAGAACGCCgggaaggcgaagaagaaggcggcgcaggccggtggcgccgccgccgacttgTCGAGCTTCGACTCCAAGATCGCGGAGCTCCGGTGCGAGCTCGACCAGCTGCTAGCGAAGCGGGACGCCGTTCTCTCGAAGCtctgcgacgacgacggcgctgccggcgccggcgacggcggcgaggtggggctAAAGGCGTTCCTCAAGGACATGCGGCGGCGGTTCCCGGCGCTGGACGATGTGTACGTGTGGCAGGCGCTGTGCGGCGGGTGGGGCGGGGTGCGACCCGGCGCGACGGCGCTGGACGCGCGCGTCGTCAAGGCACGGCCGTCGCCGGGGCTGGCGGGCACCATGGACGACCTCGCCGTGGACCGCATCGTCGAGGGCGGGATCGGGCTCGTGCGCCCCGACCATGCTGGTGACCTCTACGAGTCCATGCACTCCTACCTCGCAGGCGCCGGCGTCACCGGCGTCAAGGTCGACGTCGTGCACACCCTCGAGTACGTCTGCGAGGACCACGGCGGGCGCGTCGAGCTCGCCAAGGCCTACTACGACGGCCTCTCCAAGTCCATCGCCAAGAACTTCAATGGCACGGGCATCATCGCCAGCATGCAGCAGTGCAAcgacttcttcttcctcgggaCGCGGCAGGTTCCCATGggccgcgccggcgacgactTCTGGTTCGAGGAccccaatggcgatcccatgGGCGTCTACTGGCTGCAGGGAGCTCACATGGTGAACTGCGCCTACAACAGCTTGTGGATGGGCCAGTTCATCCGCCCGGACTGGGACATGTTCCAGTCCGAtcacgcctgcgccgccttccACGCCGCGTCACGGGCCATCTGCGGTGGCCCTGTGTACGTCAGCGACTCCCTCGGCGGCCATGACTTCGAGCTGCTAAGGAGGCTCGTCTTCCCTGATGGCACCGTGCCCAGGTGCCTGCACTATGCTCTCCCGACAAGAGACTGCCTTTTCAAGAATCCACTCTTCGATCAACAAACTGTCCTCAAGATTTGGAACCTGAACAAG TTTGGAGGGGTCATTGGGGCCTTCAATTGCCAGGGCGCAGGTTGGGATCCGGCGGAGCACCGTGTCCGAGGCTACTCGCACTGCTACAAGCCAGTCTCCGGCGAAGTCCGGCCTGCGGACGTTGAGTGGACCCAGAGGGAAGACACATCTTCCATGGCCAACGCCTCATCGTATGCAGTCTACCGATGCCAAACCGAAGAACTTCTACTGATGACGCCACATTCAGAGCCCATCCAGTTCACCCTCCAGCCATCATCCTTTGAGCTCTTCACATTTGCTCCGGTCACGACCATCGGCGGTGCCACCAAAGTGCGGTTTGCGCCCATTGGGCTGGTTAACTTACTGAACTGTGGCGGCGCCATCGTCGATGTGGAGTATGGCAGTGGTGGTGAGGTGAGAATGAAGGTGAAGGGGGCGGGGAGGCTGCTGGTACATTCTGATGTGAAGCCAAGGAGGAGCTTGGTGGATGGCTGTGAGGCTGAATTTGAATGGGGAAATGGCGGGATGCTGATGGTTGATGTGACGTGGAAGCAGGAGAAAGATGGTGTCTCTGATGTGATCTTCTGCTACTAG
- the LOC140220060 gene encoding protein NUCLEAR FUSION DEFECTIVE 4-like, which produces MVFAFAAGNGVAAEVLTARFARQVLWGRWFTLFACLLILSASGATYAFGIYSRAIRMSLGYDQRAVATLAFFKDLGSNVGVPAGLLNEVAQPWAVLAVGAAMNLAGYLMVYLSLAGRVARPPVWLMCAYVCAGANSQAFAGTGALVTCVRNFPETRGAVLGLLKGYVGLSSAILAQVYLALYGGGDARSLVLLIAWLPAAVSVVFLGTVRVLPPRRPRQKGGGGGGDGVFLCLLYISIALAAYILIMIVVQRQATFSRDAYAASAAGLLLLLFLPFAVVVRQEYRIKKELEESLRAAPTTVVTVIDKPAALPVPEMPASTTDTPPSSSCRRSFLRHTFTPPAHGEDYSILKALVSVDMLILFVAIACGAGGTLTAIDNMGQIGQSLGYPPKSVDAFVSLISVWNYAGRVAAGYASEALLSRYRFPRPLALTAVLVASCAGHLLIAAGAPRGTLYVASVLIGFCFGAQWPLLYAVISELFGLKRYPTLYNLGAVASPVGAYVLNVRVAGRLYDAEAARQHGGALPGGGGDKTCVGVECFRRSFLIITAATAAGAIVSLVLVWRTREFYRGDIYAKFRDNAAVGEESLGGGGVAAEQRPGRGGAGGSVNGEQRDG; this is translated from the coding sequence ATGGTGTTCGCGTTCGCCGCCGGTaatggcgtggcggcggaggtgctGACGGCGCGGTTTGCCCGGCAGGTCCTGTGGGGGCGTTGGTTCACGCTGTTTGCGTGCCTGCTGATCCTGTCGGCGTCGGGCGCGACGTACGCCTTCGGCATCTACTCCCGTGCGATCCGGATGTCGCTGGGCTACGACCAGCGCGCCGTCGCCACGCTCGCCTTCTTCAAGGACCTCGGCAGCAACGTCGGCGTCCCCGCGGGGCTCCTCAACGAGGTGGCCCAACCGTGGGCCGTgctcgccgtcggcgccgccatGAACCTGGCGGGCTACCTCATGGTCTacctctccctcgccggccgcgtcgcGCGGCCCCCCGTCTGGCTTATGTGCGCCTACGTCTGCGCCGGCGCTAACTCGCAGGCGTTCGCCGGCACGGGGGCGCTCGTTACCTGCGTCCGGAACTTCCCGGAGACACGCGGCGCCGTGCTCGGCCTGCTCAAGGGCTACGTGGGGCTCAGCAGCGCCATCCTCGCGCAGGTCTACCTCGCCCtatacggcggcggcgacgccaggTCGCTCGTCCTGCTCATCGCCTGGCTCCCCGCTGCCGTCTCCGTCGTGTTCCTCGGCACCGTCCGCGTCctgcctccgcgccggccgagGCAGaagggcggtggcggaggaggcgacggcgtgTTCCTCTGCTTGCTCTACATCTCCATCGCGCTCGCGGCGTACATCCTCATCATGATCGTCGTGCAGAGGCAGGCCACTTTCTCGCGCGACGCCTACGCCGCGTCGGCcgccgggctcctcctcctcctcttcctccccttcgCCGTCGTCGTCAGGCAGGAGTACCGTATCAAGAAGGAGCTCGAGGAGTCCCTACGAGCGGCGCCCACGACGGTGGTGACCGTCATTGATAAACCAGCCGCCTTGCCAGTGCCAGAGATGCCGGCGAGCACAACCGACACACCGCCATCGTCTTCCTGCCGCCGCTCCTTCCTGAGGCACACGTTCaccccgccggcgcacggcgaGGACTACTCCATCCTGAAGGCGCTGGTGAGCGTGGACATGCTGATCTTATTCGTGGCCATCgcctgcggcgccggcggcacacTGACAGCGATCGACAACATGGGTCAGATCGGGCAGTCGCTGGGGTACCCTCCCAAGAGCGTCGACGCCTTCGTCTCCCTCATCAGCGTCTGGAACTAcgccggccgcgtcgccgccgggtACGCCTCCGAGGCGCTCCTCTCCCGGTACCGGTTCCCGCGGCCGCTCGCGCTCACGGCGGTGCTCGTCGCCTCCtgcgccggccacctcctcatcgccgccggcgcgccacGGGGCACGCTCTACGTGGCGTCGGTGCTCATCGGCTTCTGCTTCGGCGCGCAGTGGCCACTGCTTTACGCCGTCATCTCCGAGCTGTTCGGGCTCAAGCGCTACCCGACGCTCTACAACCTCGGCGCCGTCGCGAGCCCTGTCGGCGCCTACGTGCTTAACGTGCGCGTCGCCGGGAGGCTATACGACGCCGAGGCGGCGAGGCAGCACGGCGGGGCGCtgcccggcggcggtggggacaAGACGTGCGTCGGCGTGGAGTGCTTCAGGAGGTCGTTCCTGATCATCACGGCCGCCACGGCAGCCGGCGCCATCGTGTCGCTGGTGCTTGTGTGGAGGACGAGGGAGTTTTACAGGGGCGACATTTATGCCAAGTTCAGGGATAATGCGGCTGTAGGCGAGGAGTCactgggtggtggtggcgtggcggcggagcagcgtCCTGGTCGAGGAGGTGCTGGAGGTAGTGTCAACGGAGAGCAACGAGATGGCTAG